A section of the Acanthochromis polyacanthus isolate Apoly-LR-REF ecotype Palm Island chromosome 1, KAUST_Apoly_ChrSc, whole genome shotgun sequence genome encodes:
- the pacsin2 gene encoding protein kinase C and casein kinase substrate in neurons protein 2 isoform X2 has product MSGAYDDSMIDVSSDSFWEVGNYKRTVKRVDDGNRLCNDLMNCLHERARIEKAYAQQLTEWGKRWRQLIEKGPQYGTLERAWSALCTEAEKVSELHMEVKAGLMGEDYEKLKNWQRDSYHKQMIGGFKETKEAEDGFRKAQKPWAKKLKEVETMKKSYHSACKEEKLAASRETNSKLENNNNPEAQKKLQEKVEKCQQEVQKTKERYVKSLEELDKLTPQYMENMEQVFEQWQQFEDKRIRFFRELLLEVKQHLDLSTNHRFQTVYHTLEDTISATDAEEDLKWFRSNHGPGMPMNWPQFEDWSIDLNRTLSRREKKKPSEGVTLTGISQTGSDQPVQPAKTSSSASSSMEKTPDWSDEDTGGNPFSTNGDGNPFEDEPTSPVVSVPVRALYDYEGQEQDELSFKAGDEFTKIGEEDDQGWCKGRLKAGQIGLYPANYVEDIQ; this is encoded by the exons ATGTCAGGCGCCTATGATGACTCCATGATCGATGTCTCCAGTGATAGCTTCTGGGAG GTTGGTAACTACAAACGTACAGTGAAACGGGTAGATGATGGCAATCGGCTCTGCAATGATCTCATGAACTGTCTTCATGAGCGTGCACGTATTGAAAAAGCCTATGCACAGCAGCTCACAGAATGGGGAAAGCGTTGGCGGCAACTCATAGAGAAAG GCCCTCAGTATGGTACGTTGGAGCGAGCATGGTCTGCTCTGTGCACTGAGGCGGAGAAGGTGAGCGAACTGCACATGGAGGTGAAAGCAGGACTGATGGGAGAAGACTATGAGAAGCTGAAGAACTGGCAGAGAGACTCGTACCACAAGCAGATGATCGGTGGCTTCAAAGAGACTAAAGAGGCTGAGGATGGCTTTCGCAAGGCTCAGAAACCCTGGGCGAAGAAACTCAAAGAG GTGGAGACGATGAAGAAATCTTACCACTCTGCCTGCAAAGAAGAGAAGCTGGCAGCCAGCAGGGAGACCAACAGCAAActggagaacaacaacaacccgGAAGCCCAAAAGAAACTCCAGGAAAAGGTGGAGAAGTGTCAGCAGGAGGTGCAGAAG ACTAAAGAACGCTATGTAAAATCCCTTGAAGAGCTCGACAAGTTGACCCCTCAgtacatggagaacatggagcAGGTGTTTGAGCAGTGGCAGCAGTTTGAAGACAAACGAATTCGCTTTTtcagagagctgctgctggaggtcaAACAGCACTTGGACCTTTCCACCAATCACAG ATTCCAGACTGTTTATCACACTCTTGAAGACACAATCTCTGCTACGGATGCTGAAGAGGACCTAAAATGGTTCCGGTCCAATCACGGCCCTGGAATGCCAATGAACTGGCCCCAGTTTGAG GACTGGTCCATAGACCTGAACCGAACCCTCAGCAGACGAGAAAAGAAGAAACCGTCAGAAGGCGTCACGCTGACAGGCATCAGTCAAACTGGGTCAGACCAGCCTGTTCAGCCTGCCAAGACCAGCAGCAG cgCCAGCAGCAGTATGGAGAAGACTCCAGACTGGTCGGATGAAGACACAGGCGGTAACCCTTTCTCCACCAACGGTGATGGCAACCCGTTTGAAGACGAGCCAACCTCTCCGGTTGTATCTGTGCCTGTCAGAGCCCTGTATGACTATGAAGGACAAGAGCAGGATGAGCTGAGCTTCAAAGCAG GGGATGAGTTTACCAAAATTGGTGAAGAAGATGATCAGGGTTGGTGCAAAGGCCGACTCAAGGCTGGGCAAATAGGCCTGTATCCTGCTAACTATGTGGAAGACATCCAGTAA
- the pacsin2 gene encoding protein kinase C and casein kinase substrate in neurons protein 2 isoform X1 produces MSGAYDDSMIDVSSDSFWEVGNYKRTVKRVDDGNRLCNDLMNCLHERARIEKAYAQQLTEWGKRWRQLIEKGPQYGTLERAWSALCTEAEKVSELHMEVKAGLMGEDYEKLKNWQRDSYHKQMIGGFKETKEAEDGFRKAQKPWAKKLKEVETMKKSYHSACKEEKLAASRETNSKLENNNNPEAQKKLQEKVEKCQQEVQKTKERYVKSLEELDKLTPQYMENMEQVFEQWQQFEDKRIRFFRELLLEVKQHLDLSTNHRFQTVYHTLEDTISATDAEEDLKWFRSNHGPGMPMNWPQFEDWSIDLNRTLSRREKKKPSEGVTLTGISQTGSDQPVQPAKTSSSLTVPASTAPAGSNPFEDDEEEEEEEQEAVEQQTTVNHISVNKEEIKIASSSMEKTPDWSDEDTGGNPFSTNGDGNPFEDEPTSPVVSVPVRALYDYEGQEQDELSFKAGDEFTKIGEEDDQGWCKGRLKAGQIGLYPANYVEDIQ; encoded by the exons ATGTCAGGCGCCTATGATGACTCCATGATCGATGTCTCCAGTGATAGCTTCTGGGAG GTTGGTAACTACAAACGTACAGTGAAACGGGTAGATGATGGCAATCGGCTCTGCAATGATCTCATGAACTGTCTTCATGAGCGTGCACGTATTGAAAAAGCCTATGCACAGCAGCTCACAGAATGGGGAAAGCGTTGGCGGCAACTCATAGAGAAAG GCCCTCAGTATGGTACGTTGGAGCGAGCATGGTCTGCTCTGTGCACTGAGGCGGAGAAGGTGAGCGAACTGCACATGGAGGTGAAAGCAGGACTGATGGGAGAAGACTATGAGAAGCTGAAGAACTGGCAGAGAGACTCGTACCACAAGCAGATGATCGGTGGCTTCAAAGAGACTAAAGAGGCTGAGGATGGCTTTCGCAAGGCTCAGAAACCCTGGGCGAAGAAACTCAAAGAG GTGGAGACGATGAAGAAATCTTACCACTCTGCCTGCAAAGAAGAGAAGCTGGCAGCCAGCAGGGAGACCAACAGCAAActggagaacaacaacaacccgGAAGCCCAAAAGAAACTCCAGGAAAAGGTGGAGAAGTGTCAGCAGGAGGTGCAGAAG ACTAAAGAACGCTATGTAAAATCCCTTGAAGAGCTCGACAAGTTGACCCCTCAgtacatggagaacatggagcAGGTGTTTGAGCAGTGGCAGCAGTTTGAAGACAAACGAATTCGCTTTTtcagagagctgctgctggaggtcaAACAGCACTTGGACCTTTCCACCAATCACAG ATTCCAGACTGTTTATCACACTCTTGAAGACACAATCTCTGCTACGGATGCTGAAGAGGACCTAAAATGGTTCCGGTCCAATCACGGCCCTGGAATGCCAATGAACTGGCCCCAGTTTGAG GACTGGTCCATAGACCTGAACCGAACCCTCAGCAGACGAGAAAAGAAGAAACCGTCAGAAGGCGTCACGCTGACAGGCATCAGTCAAACTGGGTCAGACCAGCCTGTTCAGCCTGCCAAGACCAGCAGCAG CCTGACTGTGCCCGCTAGTACAGCGCCAGCGGGTTCGAACCCGTTTGAAGAtgacgaggaagaggaggaggaggagcaagAGGCCGTGGAGCAGCAGACCACAGTCAACCACATCAGTGTGaataaagaggaaataaaaat cgCCAGCAGCAGTATGGAGAAGACTCCAGACTGGTCGGATGAAGACACAGGCGGTAACCCTTTCTCCACCAACGGTGATGGCAACCCGTTTGAAGACGAGCCAACCTCTCCGGTTGTATCTGTGCCTGTCAGAGCCCTGTATGACTATGAAGGACAAGAGCAGGATGAGCTGAGCTTCAAAGCAG GGGATGAGTTTACCAAAATTGGTGAAGAAGATGATCAGGGTTGGTGCAAAGGCCGACTCAAGGCTGGGCAAATAGGCCTGTATCCTGCTAACTATGTGGAAGACATCCAGTAA